The window GGTGGAAGAGGGACTATCAGAGCCTCAGGGGCCTGACTTCACTCCTTGAGTCCCAGATCATCCAACAAAGGGGCCAGGATGGGGCCAGAGCCTGGGAACGGCCTTGTCTGTGCTGCAGTctgggtgaggggctggaggaggaccCAGTCCAGGACACCATAGGGAGACATTGCCCGAGCTCTCAGGGGGTCCAAACACCCCTCTGCATGTCCTGTCCAGCTCATCCAGCCCTGATCCCCCAGGAGTCACAACCTTGGCATGAGCCGCAATTTGAGGAATAGCCCAGGCCATAGATCATTTGAGTCCCCTCTAAGGCCCTGGGGTCATtcctggggagcaggggaggtCCAGCCCAGGTAAGGGGCTGGGCTTTTAGCTTACCTGAGGGGATTGCTCATGGGGTCTGAGGGCTGGATGATCAGCAGGAGGGAGCCGGCTGGGGTGCTGACTGGGATGCTGGCCTCGTAGCTCTCCTGGTCCAACTTGGGGGGTGGCACCACCCTCTCCACCAGCACAGTCACGGTGGCTGTGGCTCCAGGGCCTGGGCCCGGCCCGACCACTTCTGCCACACTCCGCACCACCACAACCAACTGGTAACTTGGAGCTGCCTCATAGCTGAGGTTCTGGAACCAGTGGGGCCTGGGTCACTGTGTGGGCCAGGGAGTGGCACAgtcatgcatgcatgtgtgtttgtgtgtgccccttccccacccccagcctcttaCCTTGAGGAGTCGCAGTTGGACATGATTGGAGCCAGGCTCCCAAACCAGGCCAAAGGTCCCCTCCTCATCCCCTGCCTCGATGGCAAAGTCCATGAGGCGGAAGGCAGGCTCAAGGTCGGCATCAGTGGCCATGAGTGTGGCCACCAGAGTCCCGGACTCTGTGTCCTCAGGGAGGTATACAGGCTCAAtctggagagatggggaggggctgTGAGCTCCCCTCAGTGCCTTCCCAAGGTCTCTTCCCCTGCTCCTGCTTACCTGGGAGGTGGTGAACTCCGGCGCATGGTCATTGATGTCCGTGATCGTGACAGAGACCTCACATGTGCTGCTGAGGCCTGAGGCAGGGAAGGGCATTTTGGGGAGGCCAGGATAGGAACAGGGGGGACAGGGAGCCGGGTTCATTATCAGGATCACCATCAGGGCACTTACCGCCCTCTGCTCCTCCTAGGTCAATGGCCAGCACCTGAAGCAGGATGTTCTGGCCGGCTTGGAGGGGGGCAGCCCCCAGTGTCACATTGCCTGAGGTGGGATCCAGCTCAAAGGCTCTCCCTTCTGTCCCCTCCTCAAGCTCAGAGCTCAGCAGCCGATACACAATGTGGGAATTGGGGGAACCAGGGGCATCCATGTCCTCTGCCAACAGTCTGGTCACCTTGGTGCCTGCAAAGACAGCAACAACCTGGGTGGGACCACAGCCCAGCCTGGAGGCCTTATTTCACCCACTCCTCTTTTGTGCTGGACTAAACCTGAGCTTGtgtgtgggggcggggagaggccAGGGGGGACATTAATACAGGGACCTGAGTCTGGCCCCATCCCAGAGAAGAGCAAGACAGAATAGTTCATAGGGActtcacccctcccccagcccctgacaaggCCCATAGCCCACCTGGCGGGCTGAGCTCAGCGATGCTGATTGTGGGGCCACGTGGGGGGCAGATGGGCACATTGTCATTCTCATCCATCACCACCACATGCAGTTCCAGAGGTTCTGTGTAGTCTTCGCCTCGGGTATTCTGAGCCCGCACCTGGAGCAGATACTGTAGTGGGCAGTGGGGGGCTTCAGATGAAGGCCAATGGCAGCTCCAGCCTGGCCTGGTCTGGGTTCCCTTCTGGTGGCCAGTGCCAGCTCTTCTGGGTGCTCTTCCACTGCCTCAGTGCCTGTGGGGAATGTGACACCCCCAGAAGCCAACTGGACAGTGACCAAGCACCCCTCAGCCTGCCCTCCTGGCGTCCCCCTCACCTCACCTCAGCCTGGGCTTCTCGGTCCAGCTCCCTGGTCACGTAGAGTTTCCCCTCTGCGTCCACATCAAAAAGTCCATGGGGCTGGCTCTCCAGGTGATAATGTACTTCCCTGCCACTCCAGTGTACCTTGGAGGGGGACACAGATGAGTGCACTCCAGGACAAGGGGCAGGAATAGCCATGTCAGCCCTTATGCGCCAACTGTTTCTGGGTGGGGAGCCTGGGCCTCCCCTGCTGTGTGACCCCACACAAGCTACGGTCCTCCCTGGAGTTCAGGTGGGGTCCTTTTATTTGGGGCACTTGTTGTTGAGGCAACTCCATGGTGACCTGGCCTAGGTCCAATCCTGGACCCTGCCCAAAGTGCCTGAATGACCAGGTTTTTTATTCTCCCCCCTCTCAGGCTGGGCCTGACCCCAGGGCATTCCTCGAGGGAGCCTGAGACATTCCTGGCCTGGGTGACAATCCCCATGGCATCAGGGAGGTGGCAGCTGTTCTCCCTGAGGAAGCCTGGGGCAAGCTCAGGAGGTCAGAGCACAGAGCCCGCCTGCCAGAGGAGAGCAGGTGAGGAGCTGTGGGTCTGCTCCTGGGGCCTTGAATGCCCCACTCCAGGATGGAAACTGACGCGGACAGTGGAGGGAGGAGCACAGGTAGGGGAGGGGCCCCAGACCCCCCTGCCCCGATCGCCCCAAACCTCCACGAGACTCAGTCCCAGCTGTACCACCTGTGGGGCTACTTCAGCCACTGACAGCCACTCACTCACCTGGGCAATGTGGTGTGGGTACAGAACTTTGAGATTCTCTGCCAGGTGGACAGGATCTAGGGGCACCCAGGTGCTCTCTACTATGGAGACATCTATGGTGGCTGTGGCCTGGTGGCCTGAGGCCTGGTCACCCATGTCCTTGACCTGTACCAACAGCTTGTAGGGCCCTTCCAGGGCCTGGTCTAGGCTGGTGCTTCCTGGAAGGGGCAGGGTGGTCAGCTGAGCAGGCAGCCAGAGAGCAGGGGACCAGAGCATCCTTCTCAGCAGGGTACCAAATACCAAAAGCCAAGCATATGGCAGGTATTCAGGATACTCTCTTGGCCAAGGGATGAGAGGGACTTTTAGCAGCATTGTGAGCATCTAACTAGCACTTGACAGTTTGCAAAGTCACTTCCATGTCTATTCACACAGTAAATGGTTGACAGACTGGATGGGTGGATGGGATCAGGAGAGAGGTACATGGGTGGATAGGTAGGTGACTGGTTGGGTGAGTGGTTGGTTGACTAGGTGAATGGATGAGGGTTTGTGTGGGGTAAGATGGATGGGGATTTGAGTGTTTGGATGGCTTAGTTTGGACGGACGTTTGAATAGATGGGCTGCTTATATGGTTGGGTGGtagatgagtgaatgagtggCTGGCTCAGTGAGTGTATGATTGGCTTTTATTTCCATCCCCAGCCGGTGCTTCTGGTCTGAACTCCCAGGTCCAGGTCTCGCTTGCCATCAGTCCAAAGGTCTCCCAACAACATCCTAGGCTACAACTCCTCAGATCTCTCCTATCCTTGTCCCTTAGGCCCGGGTCTCCAGAGTGTGGGGCTGAGGCACTCCATTCATACATTTCTTAACCCTCCATGCCTGGTCCTGCCTCCATGCATAGTTCAAGTATAGCCTTTTGCCTTGCTCACCTCTCTCCACCTAGAATGCTCTTTTGTCCTTTCTCTATCAAGCTCCAACCTACCCTACAGCTCAGATGGTGCCTTCGCAGCTTTTCCTGACCCTCTCTCCCCTCACACCCAGCTCAGGCTCACCCTTGGGGCTGAGGGCCAGGGCCCCCAGCCGAGGCTCCAGCTGGAACATGTCTGAggaaggctgggctggggcctggttCAGGATGTGGAATCGAAGGTCAGAGTTGGCTGTGCCCGGCTCATCTCCATCCGAAGCcacaaggaagaggaaggggatgCCTGGTGAGTGTGGAGAGGGTACACCATTAGGGGTGAAAGGGCTGGGGAGAGTCTCCcatgcctcctctctctctccttggtcTTTGCTTCTGTATCCATCATCATATCGGGACTCTAGCGGTGAGCCAAAGCTTTTCacctcacttcacagatgagcaaactgaggccaaGAGTGGATGGGACTCGCCTGAAGAGCCTCACTGGGGTAGAGGAGTGCAGGATGGGAGAGAACTGGGAGGAGTCAGCTTGGACTCTGGCTGCCCTGTCCCTATGCTGACTGTGGCCATTTCTACACTCTGCTCTCCCATCAGTGCCCACCTGAACTTGCTGTGAACTGGCTTCCCTGGGCACTCACCAGGCCTGGTGCCCCGGCTCAGCCGAACTCTGTAGACGGCCTGGGAGAAACGGGGCACCTGGTCGTTCTCATCCTTCACATGCACAAGCACAGGTTGTGGGCCCCACAAGACACGTCCATCCTCAGTCTCCAGGGTGACCTGGCAGTGAAAGGTAGTCAGTGCCCAATCTTGCCTTCTCTACTTTCTCCTACACCTGGCCCAGCCATACCTGTAGCCGGTACTCTGCCTGTTCCTCTCGGTCCAGGGTCCTGGTCACCAGCAAGAAGTCAGACTCTGAATCCACAGCAAAGGGCCCCTCAGCTGCCATGTCTGAGTTTCCTGACAGCACAATCTGGCCTCCAGCCTTCTTACGGGGCAACGGCAGCTGGCAGGGAAAAACAGAGGTAAAGGGCATGGGGGCCAAGCCTGGGGGATGCCCCCTCCACCCAATGGCCTAATTCTATATGTGGGgcaaccaaggctcagagagggctagcacttgcctgaggtcacacagccagcaagtaaTAGAACTGAGATTCAAAGCCAGAGATGTTTTCCCTGTACTCGATGCTCTCCAATACTCCCCGCCCTTCTTTCTATAGCTTGAAACCCCACCACCGATACTTCATTCTTTAACTTAAAGCTCTACTTTCTTCTGAGATTAAAATCTTGTTAGTCATTCACACGATACCACCTCTGGAGAGAAGAGTTTAAAAGTGAGCcagagccagaaagagaaaagagtgcCAGAGGTAGAAAAACAGCCCACTCAGGGCTCAGGCTCACCTTGGTCAGGTACAAAGGGAAGTTTCCACCATAGTTTTCTGGGACTTCCACATGCAGCTCTGCAGGCTGGGCCTCCAGGAGAGTCTGTGGAAGGATTCTCACCTTGTCACTAGGCTCTATCTTCCTGTCACGGGTGCCAGGGACCTGACAGGGAAGGggaatttctgccccttccctgggcctggccATACCTTAGCCCATCCACCCTCTGGCCTTTGACCTCCTGATCCCAGCCGGCTCTGACCCCACCCCCCAACTACTACCATCCATGGTGAGGGCAACTGGTCCAGGTGGAGTGGGAGGCAAGGGTGCCAACCCCCAAGGCCAGGATCTGAAGGAGAGAAGCAGGGCCCAGCTCACCTGGGGGACAGAGAGGCAGAGCAGCCACAGCCAGGCAGGGACCATGGTCAGGACGGGCCTGAGGGACAGAGCAGTAAGGATCCGCCCAGATTGTGGGCAGGGGTCCCTCCTAGTACCCTCGCCCTAGAGAGCATTCTTCCCCTGTCCTCACTCAGCCCCGGACCATAGCTTCCCCAAGCCCCAGGGGATCCAACTGTCCCTCCTTCTTCAACTGGACCTCCTCCTACCTGGTCACTAtgggggaggcagccagggctCTTCCTGTCCCCTGTCCTTTGCTGCCCCAGCAACCCTCAGAGCTACCCCTCTTCATTCCACTCACTTGGACACTGTCCGCCTCCACTCCAGCCCTTGTACCCTGCCTCACCTCCTTGCATACACATAGCCAGAGGCACCTCACAACAAGctagcctcctcttcctcccctttgaagggGGCCTGTGGCTCCCCATCACCTACAGGGTAGCGTCCAGCTCCTCGGCCAGGCTCACCAAggcccccaggcccagccactCTGCTGCCTCTCGGTTCTTGCCCCTACAAGGGTCTCCACGGGAATTTCACCTCCAGACCTTTGTCTTCTTCCCACCCAGCCTCCTCAGCTTGTCAATCCCAAAGTGGTGATTTTGGAGGCTGCTGGGGAAAGTTTGCAGCTGGAAAGACCCCGACGATTCTGAGGATCGCTTCCTGCAATCACCTCATGCTGCAGGCAAGGCCTGACCAAGGTCACGGAGGACTAGACCATGGAAGAAATCCTCCTGGAACAGAGGACTCATGGGTCAGGGTCTCCAGGACCATTCTACCTCCCACTGCCATCCTACAGACATGGAGGCCCCTCATCTCGGCATTT of the Equus quagga isolate Etosha38 chromosome 13, UCLA_HA_Equagga_1.0, whole genome shotgun sequence genome contains:
- the CDH16 gene encoding cadherin-16 isoform X1, whose protein sequence is MRPVLTMVPAWLWLLCLSVPQTLLEAQPAELHVEVPENYGGNFPLYLTKLPLPRKKAGGQIVLSGNSDMAAEGPFAVDSESDFLLVTRTLDREEQAEYRLQVTLETEDGRVLWGPQPVLVHVKDENDQVPRFSQAVYRVRLSRGTRPGIPFLFLVASDGDEPGTANSDLRFHILNQAPAQPSSDMFQLEPRLGALALSPKGSTSLDQALEGPYKLLVQVKDMGDQASGHQATATIDVSIVESTWVPLDPVHLAENLKVLYPHHIAQVHWSGREVHYHLESQPHGLFDVDAEGKLYVTRELDREAQAEYLLQVRAQNTRGEDYTEPLELHVVVMDENDNVPICPPRGPTISIAELSPPGTKVTRLLAEDMDAPGSPNSHIVYRLLSSELEEGTEGRAFELDPTSGNVTLGAAPLQAGQNILLQVLAIDLGGAEGGLSSTCEVSVTITDINDHAPEFTTSQVSRSRGRDLGKALRGAHSPSPSLQIEPVYLPEDTESGTLVATLMATDADLEPAFRLMDFAIEAGDEEGTFGLVWEPGSNHVQLRLLKNLSYEAAPSYQLVVVVRSVAEVVGPGPGPGATATVTVLVERVVPPPKLDQESYEASIPVSTPAGSLLLIIQPSDPMSNPLRFSLVNDSEGLLCIEEVSGEVHTARPLRGTRPGDVYTVLVEAQYADEPALRTSATLVIHFLKAPSAPAPTLAPVPSRHLCTPRQDHGVIVSGPSEDPDLAGGHGPYSFALGPNPTVQRDWRLQPLNGSHAYLTLALHWVEPREHVVPVVVSHSARMWQLLVRVIVCRCNLEGQCMRKVGRMKGMPTKLSAVGILVGTLVAIGIFLILIFTHLTLARKKDLDQPVDSVPLKAAV
- the CDH16 gene encoding cadherin-16 isoform X2, whose amino-acid sequence is MVPAWLWLLCLSVPQTLLEAQPAELHVEVPENYGGNFPLYLTKLPLPRKKAGGQIVLSGNSDMAAEGPFAVDSESDFLLVTRTLDREEQAEYRLQVTLETEDGRVLWGPQPVLVHVKDENDQVPRFSQAVYRVRLSRGTRPGIPFLFLVASDGDEPGTANSDLRFHILNQAPAQPSSDMFQLEPRLGALALSPKGSTSLDQALEGPYKLLVQVKDMGDQASGHQATATIDVSIVESTWVPLDPVHLAENLKVLYPHHIAQVHWSGREVHYHLESQPHGLFDVDAEGKLYVTRELDREAQAEYLLQVRAQNTRGEDYTEPLELHVVVMDENDNVPICPPRGPTISIAELSPPGTKVTRLLAEDMDAPGSPNSHIVYRLLSSELEEGTEGRAFELDPTSGNVTLGAAPLQAGQNILLQVLAIDLGGAEGGLSSTCEVSVTITDINDHAPEFTTSQVSRSRGRDLGKALRGAHSPSPSLQIEPVYLPEDTESGTLVATLMATDADLEPAFRLMDFAIEAGDEEGTFGLVWEPGSNHVQLRLLKNLSYEAAPSYQLVVVVRSVAEVVGPGPGPGATATVTVLVERVVPPPKLDQESYEASIPVSTPAGSLLLIIQPSDPMSNPLRFSLVNDSEGLLCIEEVSGEVHTARPLRGTRPGDVYTVLVEAQYADEPALRTSATLVIHFLKAPSAPAPTLAPVPSRHLCTPRQDHGVIVSGPSEDPDLAGGHGPYSFALGPNPTVQRDWRLQPLNGSHAYLTLALHWVEPREHVVPVVVSHSARMWQLLVRVIVCRCNLEGQCMRKVGRMKGMPTKLSAVGILVGTLVAIGIFLILIFTHLTLARKKDLDQPVDSVPLKAAV
- the CDH16 gene encoding cadherin-16 isoform X3; the protein is MRPVLTMVPAWLWLLCLSVPQTLLEAQPAELHVEVPENYGGNFPLYLTKLPLPRKKAGGQIVLSGNSDMAAEGPFAVDSESDFLLVTRTLDREEQAEYRLQVTLETEDGRVLWGPQPVLVHVKDENDQVPRFSQAVYRVRLSRGTRPGIPFLFLVASDGDEPGTANSDLRFHILNQAPAQPSSDMFQLEPRLGALALSPKGSTSLDQALEGPYKLLVQVKDMGDQASGHQATATIDVSIVESTWVPLDPVHLAENLKVLYPHHIAQVHWSGREVHYHLESQPHGLFDVDAEGKLYVTRELDREAQAEYLLQVRAQNTRGEDYTEPLELHVVVMDENDNVPICPPRGPTISIAELSPPGTKVTRLLAEDMDAPGSPNSHIVYRLLSSELEEGTEGRAFELDPTSGNVTLGAAPLQAGQNILLQVLAIDLGGAEGGLSSTCEVSVTITDINDHAPEFTTSQIEPVYLPEDTESGTLVATLMATDADLEPAFRLMDFAIEAGDEEGTFGLVWEPGSNHVQLRLLKNLSYEAAPSYQLVVVVRSVAEVVGPGPGPGATATVTVLVERVVPPPKLDQESYEASIPVSTPAGSLLLIIQPSDPMSNPLRFSLVNDSEGLLCIEEVSGEVHTARPLRGTRPGDVYTVLVEAQYADEPALRTSATLVIHFLKAPSAPAPTLAPVPSRHLCTPRQDHGVIVSGPSEDPDLAGGHGPYSFALGPNPTVQRDWRLQPLNGSHAYLTLALHWVEPREHVVPVVVSHSARMWQLLVRVIVCRCNLEGQCMRKVGRMKGMPTKLSAVGILVGTLVAIGIFLILIFTHLTLARKKDLDQPVDSVPLKAAV
- the CDH16 gene encoding cadherin-16 isoform X4, giving the protein MRPVLTMVPAWLWLLCLSVPQTLLEAQPAELHVEVPENYGGNFPLYLTKLPLPRKKAGGQIVLSGNSDMAAEGPFAVDSESDFLLVTRTLDREEQAEYRLQVTLETEDGRVLWGPQPVLVHVKDENDQVPRFSQAVYRVRLSRGTRPGIPFLFLVASDGDEPGTANSDLRFHILNQAPAQPSSDMFQLEPRLGALALSPKGSTSLDQALEGPYKLLVQVKDMGDQASGHQATATIDVSIVESTWVPLDPVHLAENLKVLYPHHIAQVHWSGREVHYHLESQPHGLFDVDAEGKLYVTRELDREAQAEYLLQVRAQNTRGEDYTEPLELHVVVMDENDNVPICPPRGPTISIAELSPPGTKVTRLLAEDMDAPGSPNSHIVYRLLSSELEEGTEGRAFELDPTSGNVTLGAAPLQAGQNILLQVLAIDLGGAEGGLSSTCEVSVTITDINDHAPEFTTSQVSRSRGRDLGKALRGAHSPSPSLQIEPVYLPEDTESGTLVATLMATDADLEPAFRLMDFAIEAGDEEGTFGLVWEPGSNHVQLRLLKNLSYEAAPSYQLVVVVRSVAEVVGPGPGPGATATVTVLVERVVPPPKLDQESYEASIPVSTPAGSLLLIIQPSDPMSNPLRFSLVNDSEGLLCIEEVSGEVHTARPLRGTRPGDVYTVLVEAQYADEPALRTSATLVIHFLKAPSAPAPTLAPVPSRHLCTPRQDHGVIVSGPSEDPDLAGGHGPYSFALGPNPTVQRDWRLQPLNGSHAYLTLALHWVEPREHVVPVVVSHSARMWQLLVRGIFLILIFTHLTLARKKDLDQPVDSVPLKAAV